Genomic window (Chondrocystis sp. NIES-4102):
GGTTCTTGGGGTAATTTTACCAAAGTGTGTACCGCCTTCTGGGTTTCTGTGGATTGGATGTTCCAGGGCGATCGCTTTTGCTTGTTTGGTAACGTCCTGTGGTACATAGTTTTCTAAGGCAATTATTTTATCTGCAACCTCGAAATAATCCCCACTACCACCCATTACTAAAATGCTCGACACCTGATAATCTGTATAAAGCTGACGCACTTTATCTATATAAGGAGTGATCGGTTCTTTTTCTTTGGCGATTAATGCCTGCATTCGGCGATCGCGGATAGTAAAGTTGGTAGCTGATGTGTCTTCGTCTATCAATAGTAATTGGGCACCCGCTTCTAATGCTTCGATGATATTGGCTGCTTGGGAAGTACTACCACTGGCGTTAGTTGTGGAAAAGTTGCTGGTTGAACGTCCTTGGGGTAAATGATTGATAAAGGGTGAGATATCAACCCCAGCTATACTGCGTCCATCTTCTGCCCGTATTTTTACTCCTTGAGGATTGGTAACTACAAATTCTCTCCCATCCCCAGGTAAATGATTGTAGATTCCTAATTCTATGGCTTTTAGTAGGGTGGATTTGCCATGATACCCACCACCAACTATTAAGCTGATACCCGCAGGAATTCCCATACCTTCTATTATTCTTCGGTTAGGACAATTAAACTGGACTTGTAAGGAAACAGGAGATTTAAAGGGTACAGCATCAAGTAACGGACGGGCATCAATCCCACTGCGACGGGGAAGAATAGCACCATTGGCGATAAAGGCAACGAGGTTTTTACTCGGTAGTTGTTCTCGCAACCAGTCGGCATCTTCGTTAGTTTCTATTTGTCTTTGAATATCTACTGGATTTAAAGAACTATATAGTAGTGAGGTGGCAACGATCTTAGGTAGATCTTGACATAATAGTTCTGCTGCTTGACGACCTAATATGCTTCTACCTCTGGCAGGTAAGCCGACTACAAAACGTACTTCTAACTGTTGGGCATTGATATATACTGATGTTCTAGCTAGTATTTCTTGTCCTAATGGGGCAATAGTAATTAAACCGCTTTTGCCTATACCACGAGTAAAACTTATTCTGTCTGCTGCTTGGGCAAATTGACGGGCTAGATAATCTCGTAAAGCTATTTCTCGACTAATGGATTTATATAGTTGCTTGGGAAAATTACCAACAGTTTGAGGAATGATTATTCTTAGTTGACTTGGGGCTGCAAATGGATCTGCTTGTACATGATCAATGATTAAAACGAAATTTTCAAACTGATAACTACCTCGTATTTCTTTGTAGGCTTTGTAGTTAGCGTTATCTAGTTTTAGTAATTTGTCTTGGAGATTTGTTTGATTACCCTGCATTTTTATGGTTTTTCTGTACTATTTTGGTTAGTTTAATACGCATAAGTCCTCTTAATATGTCTTAACATTAGGTTTTAATTAACACGATTGACTTGGAAGGAACTGGGAGATGTATTATTTCGTAATTATATATTATGTCTTTTGATCTAATATATTTTGTTTTGTATTCAGATATGCAATAGAAAAAAAGGTATTTAATTGACTATATACAATGATATATTAATTAATAACTATTTATTACTTATTTACTATTATTGCTATCCTATATAAAAATTGTATCTAAATGTTTCGGACAAAACACTGATAGTTGTGTCTATTTTACCTAGTCAAAACAGTTGTTATTTTATTTTTGTTGTTGCACAATAAAATCATCGAGGAACAAAGATAACTTCTCGAAACAGAAAACAGAAAATTTCTTCTTATTATTTAGGTGCAACAGAAATGTCTAAAATTCAAATCAACAACCTCAACAATTCCGAATTAGAAGTATTAAATGCTGAAGCTACAACTGAAGTAGTAGGTGGTTTTTGGTACGGTTATGGTGTTAAAAAAGTTTATAAGTCTGCTACCCTAGAGCAGGTTAACTACAACACCAATATTCAAGCTGCTGTTGGCGGTGGTAAATATAGCTCCACTGGCAATAGTAATGGTACTTACCAAAGCAACTCTGGTTCTATTTATCAGTAAGTTTTAACTAATATCTATAGGAGCAACAGAAATGTCTAAAATTCAAATCAACAACCTCAACAATTCCGAGTTAGAAGTATTAAATGCTGAAGCTACAACTGAAGTAGTAGGTGGTTTTTGGTACGGTTATGG
Coding sequences:
- a CDS encoding ABC transporter ATPase, which encodes MQGNQTNLQDKLLKLDNANYKAYKEIRGSYQFENFVLIIDHVQADPFAAPSQLRIIIPQTVGNFPKQLYKSISREIALRDYLARQFAQAADRISFTRGIGKSGLITIAPLGQEILARTSVYINAQQLEVRFVVGLPARGRSILGRQAAELLCQDLPKIVATSLLYSSLNPVDIQRQIETNEDADWLREQLPSKNLVAFIANGAILPRRSGIDARPLLDAVPFKSPVSLQVQFNCPNRRIIEGMGIPAGISLIVGGGYHGKSTLLKAIELGIYNHLPGDGREFVVTNPQGVKIRAEDGRSIAGVDISPFINHLPQGRSTSNFSTTNASGSTSQAANIIEALEAGAQLLLIDEDTSATNFTIRDRRMQALIAKEKEPITPYIDKVRQLYTDYQVSSILVMGGSGDYFEVADKIIALENYVPQDVTKQAKAIALEHPIHRNPEGGTHFGKITPRTPLIDNINTSRGKREVKLKSRGVEQITLGMEEIDLTAVEQIIDRGQLKAIALAIVYAKENYHQQQLTMREILQRIKQDITTSGLNIIGNAHQGDLVMFRPLELASALNRLRSLQIKQLSE